A single Phragmites australis chromosome 4, lpPhrAust1.1, whole genome shotgun sequence DNA region contains:
- the LOC133914497 gene encoding type I inositol polyphosphate 5-phosphatase 4-like isoform X2 has product MRDGSNTTKKSKLSWSKSLMRKWFNIRSKAHDFHADDVAAIGRRGGGDDEWRGSNFTRREPSTVKKSKTERPSRRSNEHSRRGKIDLDAAEATVTLDYRIFVATWNVGGRSPPNNMSLEDWLHAAPPADIYVLGFQEIVPLNAGNVLGTEDNGPARRWVSLVRRTLNNLPGTSGSGSFRTPSPVPDPVVEIDDDFEGLSSRQNNAPFFHRRSFQAGLSRSLRIEGDILAPQPRLERRYSVCERAIYGRRPSDYENNYRWGESSDDENNTVESPSTVYSPMSCGYGNAPALDDGHRRDGHTRYCLVASKQMVGLFLMIWARKDMRDDIRNLKVSCVGRGLMGYLGNKGSISISMSLHQTSFCFVCSHLTSGQKEGDEQRRNSDVLEILRKTRFPMVYGQYERSPEIILEHDRIIWLGDLNYRIALCYRSVKALVEMRNWKALLEKDQLRIEQRGGRVFVGWNEGNIYFPPTYKYSNNSDKYAGDDMNQKEKKRTPAWCDRILWYGRGLGQLSYVRGESRFSDHRPVYSIFSAEVESINHSRIQKMSCSSSQLDIEELLPYSYGYTDINPYGYTDLNFY; this is encoded by the exons ATGAGAGATGGCAGCAACACCACCAAGAAGAGCAAG CTATCATGGTCCAAGAGCTTGATGAGGAAATGGTTCAACATCAGGAGCAAGGCCCATGACTTCCATGCCGATGATGTAGCTGCGATTGGGAGGAGAG GAGGGGGTGATGATGAGTGGAGGGGCAGCAACTTCACCAGGAGGGAGCCTAGCACAGTCAAGAAGAGCAAGACAG AGAggccctcgaggaggagcaatGAGCACTCGAGGCGAGGCAAGATCGACCTGGACGCCGCCGAAGCCACCGTGACATTGGACTATAG GATATTTGTTGCTACATGGAATGTTGGTGGCCGTTCCCCGCCAAATAATATGAGCCTTGAGGACTGGCTCCATGCTGCACCTCCTGCCGACATCTACGTCCTCGG GTTTCAAGAAATTGTCCCGTTGAATGCCGGGAACGTTCTTGGGACAGAGGACAATGGCCCGGCAAGGAGGTGGGTATCTCTGGTCAGGAGGACACTGAACAATTTGCCGGGTACTAGTGGCAGTGGGAGCTTCCGGACACCATCTCCGGTGCCTGACCCGGTGGTGGAGATAGATGACGACTTCGAGGGTTTGTCATCGAGGCAGAACAATGCACCATTCTTTCACCGTCGGTCTTTCCAGGCCGGGCTTAGCCGGAGTTTGAGGATAGAGGGTGACATTCTTGCTCCCCAGCCAAGGCTGGAACGGCGGTATAGCGTCTGTGAACGAGCAATCTATGGTCGTAGGCCTAGTGACTACGAGAACAACTACCGGTGGGGTGAATCCTCTGATGATGAGAATAATACTGTAGAGTCACCGAGTACTGTGTATTCGCCAATGTCATGTGGATACGGCAATGCACCAGCTCTGGACGACGGTCATAGACGAGATGGTCATACTAG ATACTGTCTGGTGGCAAGCAAGCAAATGGTGGGGTTGTTTCTGATGATTTGGGCTCGGAAAGACATGAGGGATGACATAAGAAATCTGAAGGTTTCTTGTGTTGGGAGAGGACTGATGGGCTACCTTGGAAATAAG GGTTCGATTTCGATTAGCATGTCATTGCACCAAACAAGCTTCTGCTTCGTCTGCAGCCACCTGACTTCAGGACagaaggaaggtgatgagcaacGAAGGAACTCGGATGTACTGGAAATCCTCAGAAAGACCAGGTTCCCAATGGTCTATGGACAGTATGAGCGTTCACCAGAAATAATCTTAGAGCATGA TCGAATCATCTGGCTAGGGGACCTAAACTACCGAATTGCGCTTTGTTATCGGTCAGTGAAGGCCCTCGTGGAGATGCGCAATTGGAAAGCATTGCTGGAGAAAGATCAG CTAAGGATTGAGCAAAGAGGTGGACGAGTATTTGTTGGGTGGAACGAGGGGAATATATACTTTCCCCCAACATACAAGTACTCGAACAATTCGGACAAGTATGCCGGTGATGACATGAaccagaaagaaaagaagagaactCCTGCATG GTGCGATCGTATTTTATGGTATGGAAGAGGCCTTGGTCAACTGTCATATGTACGAGGTGAATCTCGCTTTTCGGACCATAGGCCAGTCTACAGTATCTTCAGTGCGGAAGTGGAATCAATCAATCATAGCCGAATCCAAAAGATGAGTTGCTCAAGTTCTCAATTGGACATCGAAGAACTGCTACCTTACTCATATGGATACACAGACATTAACCCATACGGATACACCGACCTAAATTTCTACTGA
- the LOC133914497 gene encoding type I inositol polyphosphate 5-phosphatase 4-like isoform X1: MRDGSNTTKKSKLSWSKSLMRKWFNIRSKAHDFHADDVAAIGRRGGGDDEWRGSNFTRREPSTVKKSKTERPSRRSNEHSRRGKIDLDAAEATVTLDYSRIFVATWNVGGRSPPNNMSLEDWLHAAPPADIYVLGFQEIVPLNAGNVLGTEDNGPARRWVSLVRRTLNNLPGTSGSGSFRTPSPVPDPVVEIDDDFEGLSSRQNNAPFFHRRSFQAGLSRSLRIEGDILAPQPRLERRYSVCERAIYGRRPSDYENNYRWGESSDDENNTVESPSTVYSPMSCGYGNAPALDDGHRRDGHTRYCLVASKQMVGLFLMIWARKDMRDDIRNLKVSCVGRGLMGYLGNKGSISISMSLHQTSFCFVCSHLTSGQKEGDEQRRNSDVLEILRKTRFPMVYGQYERSPEIILEHDRIIWLGDLNYRIALCYRSVKALVEMRNWKALLEKDQLRIEQRGGRVFVGWNEGNIYFPPTYKYSNNSDKYAGDDMNQKEKKRTPAWCDRILWYGRGLGQLSYVRGESRFSDHRPVYSIFSAEVESINHSRIQKMSCSSSQLDIEELLPYSYGYTDINPYGYTDLNFY; the protein is encoded by the exons ATGAGAGATGGCAGCAACACCACCAAGAAGAGCAAG CTATCATGGTCCAAGAGCTTGATGAGGAAATGGTTCAACATCAGGAGCAAGGCCCATGACTTCCATGCCGATGATGTAGCTGCGATTGGGAGGAGAG GAGGGGGTGATGATGAGTGGAGGGGCAGCAACTTCACCAGGAGGGAGCCTAGCACAGTCAAGAAGAGCAAGACAG AGAggccctcgaggaggagcaatGAGCACTCGAGGCGAGGCAAGATCGACCTGGACGCCGCCGAAGCCACCGTGACATTGGACTATAG TAGGATATTTGTTGCTACATGGAATGTTGGTGGCCGTTCCCCGCCAAATAATATGAGCCTTGAGGACTGGCTCCATGCTGCACCTCCTGCCGACATCTACGTCCTCGG GTTTCAAGAAATTGTCCCGTTGAATGCCGGGAACGTTCTTGGGACAGAGGACAATGGCCCGGCAAGGAGGTGGGTATCTCTGGTCAGGAGGACACTGAACAATTTGCCGGGTACTAGTGGCAGTGGGAGCTTCCGGACACCATCTCCGGTGCCTGACCCGGTGGTGGAGATAGATGACGACTTCGAGGGTTTGTCATCGAGGCAGAACAATGCACCATTCTTTCACCGTCGGTCTTTCCAGGCCGGGCTTAGCCGGAGTTTGAGGATAGAGGGTGACATTCTTGCTCCCCAGCCAAGGCTGGAACGGCGGTATAGCGTCTGTGAACGAGCAATCTATGGTCGTAGGCCTAGTGACTACGAGAACAACTACCGGTGGGGTGAATCCTCTGATGATGAGAATAATACTGTAGAGTCACCGAGTACTGTGTATTCGCCAATGTCATGTGGATACGGCAATGCACCAGCTCTGGACGACGGTCATAGACGAGATGGTCATACTAG ATACTGTCTGGTGGCAAGCAAGCAAATGGTGGGGTTGTTTCTGATGATTTGGGCTCGGAAAGACATGAGGGATGACATAAGAAATCTGAAGGTTTCTTGTGTTGGGAGAGGACTGATGGGCTACCTTGGAAATAAG GGTTCGATTTCGATTAGCATGTCATTGCACCAAACAAGCTTCTGCTTCGTCTGCAGCCACCTGACTTCAGGACagaaggaaggtgatgagcaacGAAGGAACTCGGATGTACTGGAAATCCTCAGAAAGACCAGGTTCCCAATGGTCTATGGACAGTATGAGCGTTCACCAGAAATAATCTTAGAGCATGA TCGAATCATCTGGCTAGGGGACCTAAACTACCGAATTGCGCTTTGTTATCGGTCAGTGAAGGCCCTCGTGGAGATGCGCAATTGGAAAGCATTGCTGGAGAAAGATCAG CTAAGGATTGAGCAAAGAGGTGGACGAGTATTTGTTGGGTGGAACGAGGGGAATATATACTTTCCCCCAACATACAAGTACTCGAACAATTCGGACAAGTATGCCGGTGATGACATGAaccagaaagaaaagaagagaactCCTGCATG GTGCGATCGTATTTTATGGTATGGAAGAGGCCTTGGTCAACTGTCATATGTACGAGGTGAATCTCGCTTTTCGGACCATAGGCCAGTCTACAGTATCTTCAGTGCGGAAGTGGAATCAATCAATCATAGCCGAATCCAAAAGATGAGTTGCTCAAGTTCTCAATTGGACATCGAAGAACTGCTACCTTACTCATATGGATACACAGACATTAACCCATACGGATACACCGACCTAAATTTCTACTGA